The Panulirus ornatus isolate Po-2019 chromosome 46, ASM3632096v1, whole genome shotgun sequence sequence CAAGCCCACTTGTGTGCTCGTCAGGATTTCGAGTACTGGGTAGCTGGCCGCCTCACACGCTCAGACGGCAGTAACCCGCTGTACTTTGGACGGGAAAACCTCATTCCTGGTGCATCTGCCTGGCCTGTTCCTCACGACGCCCCCTACAAACCTCAGCTGGACACAGTGATGATGATCGTGAAAGAGGTGAGTCTATGGCTAATTTCAATCCTTTTTATTGTAAACAGTTAATTCtttggtaaagaaaatgggggactAGAACTTCATTTATGGAAGAAAGTGTACATTTGTAGAAAATTTTTATGGAAAAATCTCTCCAAAATAATCGGAAGAAGTCAGAAATATCGGCATCATAACAGATGATGCACATCAGTTATTGGTCTGACAATAGGTTAAAGCAGTCTTCTTCATAGGGATTTTATCATTCCGACCCATTCAATTAGTTTCATGATGCTATCACGAAGCAGTCTTAAGTACTAATGACGACAATAATTACGTATCAAAGCATTTCTTGAAAAAATCCTCACATGCAGAAATAGATTACCAATATACGTAAGTACTATATtcagatgatcacacacacacacacacacacacacacacacacacacacacaaacacacacacacacacacacacacacacacacacacacacacacacacacacacacacacacacacacacacacacacgcacaaacacacgcacacacacatacacacacacacacacacacacacacacacacacacacacacacacacacaaagacacacacacacacacacacacacacacacacacacacacactcaccaaatCCCaccacacatatgtgtgtgtgtgtgtgtgggtgtgtgtgtgttgtgttttggtgtgtgtgtgtgtgtgtgtgtgtgtgtgtgtgtgtgtgtgtttgtgtgtttgtgtgtgtgtgtgtgtgtgtgtgtgtgtgtgtatgtgtgtgtgtgtgtgtgtttgtgggtgtgtgtgtttagttttgTATTGAAGATACAAACTCTCGCCAAAACCCATTTCATACATGATCCAGCACCTTCTTGTGATCTGTAGGTTACTAAACTCTTACATGATCAGCTAAACAAGGTATATTATTCCTGCATATATATTCTCTCAACACCCAATCACATACAAGTCACTTGAATAGAGCTTTGTGTAACACGGAGGCTTGAACACATCACAGGCCGGCTTGTACGAGAAATGGACTGAAGACACGTTGGATGAAACCCGACTGGAGAATCGTGCGAAGGATCGAGAGCAGCGGCAGGAGAAGGGCTGGGTCGAGACACATGCTGCCACAAGCCTCAGTAAGGCCCTCACCATCGTACACATGCAGGgcccactcatcctcctcctcctaggctTTATCATCTCTGGCCTCGCCTTCACCATCGAGCTACTTAAACTGCCTCTTTGTCCCTGAGAACTAGCTGAGGAGGACATGTCTCCTTCCATTCACTAGGAAATGCTGTACAAGTTATCCTTTCGAGGTCATGTCTTAAATGGTGTAAAGTTCTATGTCCATGTTGTTATGTATATCATCTCTGCTGCTTTGGAAGTTATGCTTCGAGATCTTATGTGGGAAATGGTCAAGGATTGTTTTAGGTTTAGATTATCATGTAAATGGTCTACAATTTTTGTAAGCGTTAGTTTTTCTTTGTTTGCACAAAAAATGTGATATGAATGTGTCAGTGATAGAGAAAGAAGTCTCTGAGCTTAGCTTGATAC is a genomic window containing:
- the LOC139763147 gene encoding ionotropic receptor 21a-like, producing MPGGSSSRLLMGTWLVFAFIIGTVYRGNLTAALTLPKYPPRPETVEELVNYVDRVTIPPYGEEWQKQFRESGSSALESLAELMHIGPTILQGLQEALTKKQAHLCARQDFEYWVAGRLTRSDGSNPLYFGRENLIPGASAWPVPHDAPYKPQLDTVMMIVKEAGLYEKWTEDTLDETRLENRAKDREQRQEKGWVETHAATSLSKALTIVHMQGPLILLLLGFIISGLAFTIELLKLPLCP